ACACCCTACCACAAATTGCAGTAGGGTGTTTCTTAAAACTTTTAGCAAAATTTATTATGAATAATTGTGATTATCTCTTAGTATAGCTTTCAACTATGAAATAATTTCTGAAAGGTTATGGTTACAAATTTCGCTTTTCCATGTATGTACTGTATAATACTATTTTATCAAATTATTGTACTTTATCTACCTTTTTTAGACCATTATAAAAATTCACACTTCAGCAAAGGCAGTATTTCTTTTTTGTACATAAATTTTATAAATTGCTATTACGATTTAAGGTACAAAACAACATGAAATATTCACTTTTTAAAGAAAATCCTATTTGGTATTTAGACATTTATGCCGAATCTATTCTTGAAAAAGGTAGAATTCGGCTAAAACCTCTTGATGGCCAAAGTGCAGATAGCTCACTCAGGATAGAGTGTAGTCGAAAGCTGCGGAAAAAGTATGGTGTTGGTACAGTTTTTAAGCTGGATGTACGCTTGGTAAAACCTCAAAATAAAAAACCTTATTTGATTTGTCGTAATAGAAAGGAGTTGAGAAGAGCATTAGAATATTTTGAACGAAATCGACAAATTCAAATACAGTATTTGACATCGTCACAGCTATCACTTTTCTAAGTTAACTGTCTGATTATAAGACAATAAAGCAGTTTTATTGTTTTTTGATCATTAATTTTATATCAATATTTGTTCATCCTTACTCATGATAGTAGAGGTAAGGATGAACAAAATCCAAGCCATCGAGAATCGAATATTTGGGTGTTTGTCTGCAATATTAATCAAATACGGTATTCTAAAGCTGTTCAAATAGCTACGAAATCGGAAATCTTCGCCTTTCAATTAGCCTTTTTACAGTAGTTGGATGAAATAGCCGACCTTTCGAGGTTCGGAATCCTTTTGAATTTAGCTCATCTGCAATCTGTTGAAGCGTATGTAACTCACGGTCAAAACGTTCAATTAAGGCAGATGCTAAACGATTGTTTAAATTTTTCAATGCTTTTTGTCTTGTTGATGAAGCTCCCACGGCTCTAGTTTCGTTTGTGAAGTTTTCAGGTTTTCCTAATTTTGCACCCCGATTCTTTTTGGCTTGCAAAGCGGCTTTGGTCCTGATACTAATTAATTCTCGTTCTCTTTGTGCTAACCCAGCAAATACCGCCAATGTAAAAGTGTCTAATACACCATTTTGAGTTGGAATGTCACAGCTAATAAATTTACCTTTTACCTTTTCCAGAATATCAAAAGTATCTTTTACGTCTCTGCTTAAACGATCAAGCTTGGCTACAATCAAGTAATAATGCTTTTGGTCTAGGCAACTGGCAATCGCTTTGCTAAG
The Flectobacillus major DSM 103 DNA segment above includes these coding regions:
- a CDS encoding recombinase family protein; amino-acid sequence: MKKYIAYLRVSTKGQERSGLGLEAQRAIIYHYAKVDNVEVVHEFIEAESGKDIDNRPMLSKAIASCLDQKHYYLIVAKLDRLSRDVKDTFDILEKVKGKFISCDIPTQNGVLDTFTLAVFAGLAQRERELISIRTKAALQAKKNRGAKLGKPENFTNETRAVGASSTRQKALKNLNNRLASALIERFDRELHTLQQIADELNSKGFRTSKGRLFHPTTVKRLIERRRFPIS